Proteins from a genomic interval of Oreochromis aureus strain Israel breed Guangdong linkage group 6, ZZ_aureus, whole genome shotgun sequence:
- the LOC116331478 gene encoding perforin-1-like, whose amino-acid sequence MLTMARLWHLLLLCWAWSPLCLSSSVSFIGTPEECKKAHFVPGYNLAGEGFDIVTMERKGAYVIDTETWKLQDGTCRMYQNSYMNQVKQKVPVAVLDWRMLPKCSLSVSSTLYDSAETLANDSTSSVSNDWKVGLEIPVSGSVGLGIGFGGSHSKESTFAMQKSKQDHYTFFRHSVKCNFYSYRLKANPPLSHDFESVVKALPYYSSATKHLYRNLVETYGTHYITQVYLGGEMKAITSIQTCQAAMNGLSATDVSDCLTVEASVSVMSSASIKTMNKNCEALKRKLNHGQSFGSTFSERYTEIIGGHINGADILFQGQSTYVMRDWVNSLKSIPDVVRYNIKPMHMILPSGHYARAGLKLEVEKYIKKNALMKKCSETCKIGYRSSRRDPCACVCNSNKNIKSNCCPAGKGRATLKVFNLYAKKLYGDQSTQTDGSVELKYGYQIKHTAIIPNNDNPKWSEVFEFGPITINMRDKLVLNVYDEDSYWNSDHLGKCQVKPRKGWWNYSCMLNHGTFFFSCKVECAPSLGGDYCDEYIPSPMSPSLAKVFHTRNGILIGETGEQHGKLVRPGVEVGQRETM is encoded by the exons ATGCTGACG ATGGCAAGGCTGTGGCACCTCCTGCTCCTGTGCTGGGCATGGAGCCCTCTGTGCCTTTCATCCAGTGTGAGCTTCATTGGTACACCAGAGGAGTGTAAAAAGGCTCACTTTGTCCCTGGTTACAACCTAGCTGGAGAAGGCTTTGACATTGTGACGATGGAAAGAAAAGGCGCATATGTCATCGACACTGAAACGTGGAAACTTCAAGATGGCACTTGCAGAATGTACCAAAACAGCTACATGAATCAGGTAAAACAGAAGGTCCCTGTCGCAGTGCTGGACTGGAGAATGCTCCCCAAGTGCAGTTTATCAGTCTCCAGTACACTCTATGATTCTGCTGAAACGCTTGCTAATGATTCCACATCATCTGTGTCCAATGACTGGAAAGTTGGCCTTGAAATTCCTGTTTCTGGTAGCGTTGGACTTGGGATTGGTTTTGGAGGCTCCCACTCCAAAGAATCTACCTTCGCCATGCAAAAGTCAAAACAAGATCACTACACTTTCTTTCGCCATTCTGTCAAGTGTAACTTCTACAG TTACAGACTAAAAGCAAATCCTCCACTGAGTCACGATTTTGAGTCAGTTGTGAAGGCCCTTCCGTATTATTCATCTGCAACCAAGCATTTATACCGGAATTTGGTTGAGACATATGGCACACATTACATCACACAAGTGTATCTAGGAGGAGAAATGAAGGCCATCACTTCTATCCAGACCTGTCAGGCGGCCATGAATGGCCTGTCAGCTACAGATGTCAGTGACTGTCTCACAGTGGAGGCCTCAGTTAGTGTCATGAGCTCTGCCAGCATTAAAACCATGAACAAAAATTGCGAGGCACTGAAAAGGAAGTTAAACCATGGGCAAAGTTTCGGCAGTACATTTAGTGAGAGATACACAGAGATCATCGGTGGACACATTAACGGAGCTGATATCCTCTTTCAAGGGCAATCAACATACGTTATGAGGGACTGGGTCAACTCTCTTAAATCCATACCTGATGTGGTCCGATACAATATAAAGCCCATGCACATGATTCTGCCGAGCGGCCATTATGCCAGGGCGGGACTGAAGCTAGAGGTGGAAAAGTACATTAAGAAAAACGCATTGATGAAAAAATGTTCCGAAACCTGTAAGATTGGATACAGATCCAGCAGAAGAGATCCTTGCGCTTGTGTctgtaatagtaataaaaatatCAAGTCGAACTGCTGTCCTGCTGGGAAAGGTCGTGCAACATTGAAGGTGTTCAATCTTTATGCAAAGAAACTATATGGAGACCAGTCTACTCAGACAGATGGTTCAGTAGAGCTTAAATATGGTTACCAGATAAAGCACACTGCTATTATACCAAACAATGATAATCCCAAATGGTCGGAGGTATTTGAGTTTGGACCAATCACAATTAACATGAGAGACAAATTGGTGTTAAATGTATACGACGAGGATAGTTACTGGAACAGTGATCATCTTGGGAAGTGTCAGGTTAAGCCACGTAAAGGCTGGTGGAATTACAGCTGCATGCTTAATCACGGTACATTCTTCTTTTCCTGCAAAGTGGAGTGTGCACCAAGCCTAGGTGGTGACTACTGTGACGAGTATATCCCCTCACCCATGAGTCCCTCTTTGGCCAAAGTCTTTCATACCAGAAACGGTATCCTTATTGGAGAAACTGGTGAGCAGCATGGCAAATTAGTCAGGCCGGGAGTTGAAGTAGGACAAAGGGAGACTATGTGA
- the LOC116331507 gene encoding perforin-1-like, whose translation MFMLWHFLLLCWAWSPPCLPSSVSFIGTPEECKKAHFIPGYNLGGEGFDIVKMERKGASIIDTETWKTGNGSCKLQKNPFMKKEKQKVPVAVVDWRIIPMCDLKVYSIVYDSVEKFTNDSVSAVSNDWESGLNFSVDPTLPFQPIYGGSRSKECTFAMQKSKKDRYTFFRHSLSCNVYRYRLAAKPPLTHEFESAVNSLPAYSPKTEASYRILIDTYGTHYITQVLLGGDMKAITAVRTCEATMNGLSATVINDCLLVEASRRFAHSSSIKSMMQYCNSIKKKLSMPSFSGKFHERFTEVTGGNIDGADVLFQAQSDASVYKKWLNSLKTTPDVVQYNLKPLHTILPTNHSAIAGLKLELEKYIKRNALLKNCSETCKIGHRVNKRDPCACVCNSNQNVKANCCPAGKGLATLKVFKLYAKGLYGDCCTKTDGSVMVKYGKQVKRTAIILNNDNPKWSEVFEFGPINLNSKNKLSFMVYDEDTYWNSDLLGKCSIDLRSGNVTDSCMFKHGTFFFSYKVECAPNLGGRLCRDYVPIPSSPFLMEAFANSYEMLVIQSGKIYAKRLNDDTEI comes from the exons ATGTTTATGCTGTGGCACTTCCTGCTCCTGTGCTGGGCTTGGAGTCCTCCGTGCCTTCCTTCCAGTGTCAGCTTCATTGGTACACCAGAAGAGTGTAAAAAGGCTCATTTCATCCCCGGCTACAATCTGGGTGGAGAAGGTTTTGACATTGTCAAAATGGAGAGGAAAGGAGCCTCCATCATTGACACTGAAACGTGGAAGACTGGGAATGGCTCTTGTAAGCTGCAGAAAAACCCCttcatgaaaaaagaaaagcagaaggtgCCTGTCGCTGTGGTGGACTGGAGAATCATCCCCATGTGTGATTTGAAGGTCTACAGCATAGTCTACGACTCCGTTGAAAAGTTTACCAATGATTCTGTGTCTGCTGTCTCTAATGACTGGGAAAGCGGCCTTAATTTCTCTGTAGACCCCACTCTACCTTTTCAGCCAATTTATGGAGGTTCCCGGTCAAAAGAATGCACCTTTGCCATGCAAAAGTCCAAGAAAGACCGTTACACCTTCTTCCGTCATTCTCTCTCTTGTAATGTTTACCG CTACAGACTGGCAGCAAAACCTCCACTGACTCATgaatttgaatcagctgtgaaCTCCCTTCCTGCTTATTCACCAAAAACAGAGGCATCATATCGCATTTTGATCGATACCTATGGTACACATTACATAACACAAGTGCTTCTAGGAGGAGACATGAAGGCCATCACTGCTGTCAGGACATGCGAGGCGACCATGAACGGCCTGTCAGCAACAGTAATCAATGATTGTTTGTTAGTCGAGGCTTCGAGACGCTTTGCTCATTCTAGTAGCATTAAGTCAATGATGCAGTACTGTAACtcaataaagaaaaagctgTCCATGCCAAGTTTTAGTGGTAAATTTCATGAGCGGTTCACAGAGGTCACTGGTGGAAACATCGATGGAGCTGATGTACTCTTTCAAGCGCAGTCAGACGCTTCTGTTTATAAGAAATGGCTCAACTCACTAAAAACTACACCTGATGTGGTCCAATACAACTTAAAGCCACTGCACACCATACTGCCAACTAATCATTCCGCCATTGCCGGACTGaagttggagttggagaagtacATTAAGAGAAATGCTCTGCTGAAAAACTGCTCAGAAACTTGTAAGATTGGCCACAGAGTGAACAAAAGAGATCCTTGTGCTTGTGTCTGCAACAGTAACCAGAATGTCAAGGCAAACTGCTGTCCTGCTGGGAAAGGTCTTGCAACACTGAAGGTGTTCAAACTTTATGCAAAGGGTCTGTATGGTGACTGCTGTACTAAGACAGATGGTTCAGTGATGGTTAAATATGGTAAACAGGTAAAGCGCACTGCCATTATACTGAACAATGATAATCCCAAATGGTCAGAGGTATTTGAGTTTGGACCCATCAACCTcaacagtaaaaataaactaagTTTTATGGTTTATGATGAAGACACATACTGGAACAGTGATCTGCTTGGCAAGTGTTCAATTGACCTGCGTAGCGGAAACGTGACCGACAGCTGCATGTTTAAGCATGGAACCTTCTTCTTTTCATACAAAGTGGAGTGTGCGCCAAATCTTGGTGGTAGGCTTTGTCGAGATTACGTGCCGATACCTTCTAGTCCCTTTTTGATGGAAGCCTTCGCAAACAGCTATGAGATGCTCGTTATACAGTCAGGAAAGATTTATGCTAAAAGACTGAATGATGATACCGAAATCTGA